The DNA sequence CCGGGTTAAATATCAAAAAAGGCTCATAAATGGCCTCAAAATTCTGGTCAAAGCTTCCCAAAACATTTCCCTGCATGATCCTTAACGAATCTGTTGACGTCAATTCGAAATCAGCAAGCGAAAAGCCCGGCTCTATTTTTTCATAATAACCAGCCCATTGGGCTAATGTGCTGTCCGAATTTTTGTCTAAGTTGAATTTTTGTGTTTCCGGTTGAGGTGTCAAGGACTCCTGAGCAGGCGAACCCTTATTTATTTTCCAGTCCGCACAGGAACTGAGGCAAATCGATGCAATAATGATATAAACAGGTACTCTCACTATAATACATGTTAAGGTTGCGAGCTTGGCGATTTATACGTTGGTCGTAAACATACAAAAATCCACAGGCAAAGAAATTAATCGGGATTACTTTTAATGAGTGAGATGGTAAATTCCAATTCTGTGTCCTTATTGCCGGCAAAATCGTCTAAAGAGGGAGCAACGGTGTAGTCAGGCAGTATTCCCCGGCCTTTGAGAGGCTCGTAACCGTTCAGATTGACCACTCTTTTTACAAATGGAATATCTACCCTGATTTTTGTATTGGGTAAAGTGATATCCGTGCCTGTGCCGGAAACCGGGCCTTCCATGTCCCCGCCGCTTTCTTCCCCGATGAATATGGCATCTTTCCTGTTCACCCGTATTAATGTAGCAAGTATTGATGCCGCCGACCCGGTGGCGCCGTTTATAAGAACATATAAATTATGCTGGTAGGCTTTGGGATCGCGTTGCATAGGGCGGGACCATTCTTCCGTTTCATATTCTGCGTCTGACCGGTAGGTGCCATCCTTCTGAAGGATGAAGAGTTCGTCTGGATAATCCTTTAGGGCGGTAGAGTCAGAAAAATACTGTCTTACATCAGGAAACCGGTAATTTTTAACCTCGTGGTAGTTGTAAGGTCGAAAGTCCTGCTTTGTCAGGTATTTCAATAGTTCGACCCCAATCCTCAGGTTTCCGCCCTCGTTTCCCCTGAGATCAATAATCAGGTTTTGAATCGATCTTTCGCGGATTAAATCGAAAATAGCCCTGAATTCAGTAGAAGGACTGTAGTTATATTTTAACCAAACATAATTATGGAAATCGGAAAGTCTCAGATAGGCGGTCTGGTGATCCAATAGGGCAAATTCAAATGGATTTTCCCGGGTTTTCTTCGGATCGTTCACCGTGGAATACCTTCTCCAGTAATTGTTGAATATTTCTTTAGAGGTAAGTGCCGGTACATCCACCGAAACCGCTGCAGTATCACCATACTTTCTTACCTTTAATCTAAAGGTATCGGGCCTGCCTATAAAAATGGCGTAATGCACCATGAACCGGTTGTAAGTCTGGTGGAGCGAGAACTGCTCGAGATTCCTGCGTCTGAATGTTTCAATAAAGCCGTTTGTATGAATCGTCGGCAACAGGGTTTCCAGAATTTGCCGTGAGGAAAGGTCGTTGATTTGCAGAATTTCTGTTCCGCGGTTTAAAGACAGGTCATTGCTTAGATTATTGTCAATAAACAGCCGGTTGTCAATGATCTTGATGAAAAAGGGAAACAGCGGCGATCCGGACTTGGACCCGGAGTGATAGTAAACGGTTTGTCCAATCTGGTTATCCCAATATTCCCTGGAAGGCAACGCAAAAGTATGCTCATCCCGGATTGATGTAACTACCCTGTTTACTATTTTGAAAAAGTCGGTTTCCGTCATCGGAGCCTTAATACTACTGTAGGAACGGGTAAACAAGGAGTCCATAGTTGCCTTGCTGGCATATCTGTGAAGCCCTATATGCACCTCTTGAAGAACCTCCCTCAGTATATTGAAGTCCTCTTGCAACGCCTGCACCTCAAACTTCCGCTGGGGAATATGACCTTCCCGGGCTGCTGCCTGATATTGGTGGCCAACTGCCGGGGATTTACTGCCGCCGTCATTTACACTGGCGACCTGGCCATACAGCCTCATGGAAATCAGAATCGGTGATATGATGATAAACACTAATATGTAAGACCTCATATTGGCAATCTGACATGATACAACAGGAAATGAAACAATATCGCGATTTTCTTTGATATGCCGGCGGAAATTGCACTGATTCTCATCATGAAGAATATGGAAATAAATAACCAATCAATAACGAGCAAAAACGAAAACATTAATTGCCCGGATCAACTTCTCCCTGCGAGAATTGATCCGGGCAGTTTGCATGCGGTACTACTGGTCTTGTTTCTTGAATGCGTTCTTTATCATTGGGCCTGTTTCGTGGCTGGTTTTAAAATCAAGGCCCAAAAATGCTGCGGTTGTTTCCGCTACCTGGTTCTGATAATAATTTCCTTTTACAGAGGTGATTTTACCCGAAGGGGTGTCAGGCCCTATGATGGCTATCCATATTTCGTCCGCGCCTTTCACGGAAGCTCCATGACTGCGCCAGGCGCCGGGCAGAGCAGTTCCCCGGCCATGGTCTGTTGTGATAATAAAGGTTGTTTTCCCCTTGTACCGCGGGTCGGATTGGGCGAAGTCCCAAAGTTCTTTAATGAACTTGTCTGTCTGATGGGCGGATTGAAGGTAGGAATCATAGCGTCCGTGATGGGCGAAATCATCGGTCTCCCCGTAAGCGACATATAATATTTGCGGGTGGCGCTTCTTCAAGTACTCCATGGCATAATGATGCGTGAAGGCGTCGTACCGAACTGAAGACCACAGCGGAGGGATTTCGTGCAGCAGCTCGTTTAGCAGTTGCTCCCGGCCGGTCAGGGGGCTGATGCTGGCGGTGTCGAAACCGGCGTTTACTGGATAATCAGACCTTTCCGCATTCAATATATAAGGGAACACGTCCCAGGATCCGAAAGCGGCTACCTTGCCTTTCATGCCCGGCTGTTCGCTGATGAAGTCGAGTACTGTTCGGTTGGGGTTTGGGATTTTATCATTGCTGTTAATCCTTTTATCGGCATGTCCGGTCAGTATCTCGTTATAACCGGGGTACGAAAACCAATGCGGGTTGGTGACATTTACGTAGGAATCTTCCTGCCGGTTGCCGTATAGTTGGCCTTGTCCGGCTACGGTACTCCAAAAGAAAGGCAGCAGGGCCTTCCGGCGTGCTTCGCCGGAAGCACGCCAGAACATTTTTTTTAACCTGATGCCGTCTTCTACGAAATCTTTATTTGCGATCAGTTCCGGGTCAGCCCCGGTGAATACTTCCTGCCAGCGGAGTCCGTCAAGGGTGATCAGAAAGATGTTCTCCGTCTTCATTTCCTGCGCTCCGGAGATCAAATAGCTGCATAGCAGTATTGTAAATAGCCAGGTCTTTTTCATTCGTTTATGATTAATCTTTCAATATCCACATCAGGGCATTCACGTTGTCGTTCCCGTTGAATTGGCGCCCAATGGCCTCTGCCACGTTGGCGCTGTTATGGTCAAGCTCGTTTTGCGGGTACATCCACCGGACGGGGATTCGGTCGGTAGGCGTGTTCAGGTTGGAAGCCGGGTTTATCGGGAAAGCCGGGTAGCCCGTTCTGCGGTACTCGAAATAGGAAACGTAGGGTGACTGCAAATAGTTAGCCAGATACTTCTGGGTAATGATCTGCTTGATCTGTTCTTCTTCTGTTGCAGCAAATGCCACACGTGGGAACGTCAGGTACTCCTGGATATAACCGTCGGTAATTGGCCTGTTATGATGGAATTGCGGGTCATCGGGCGTATTAACTTCAACGAAATGCATTGCCCCTTTTATTCCTTCCAGGTAATAGGACTCGCCGGAACCGGGTATCCAGCCCCTGACGGCAGCTTCAGCCAAAATAAATTGCAACTGCGCATAACTCAACATGCTAACCGGCTCTCCTTCAGGAAGCTGCTCGTAGCGGTCATTGACTGGCGAGAAATCCTTTGAAGAAGCAATGTGGCTCAGGCTGGAGTACACGATCGAAGGGTCCACTCCCACATAGGCATCCCAGTCCGAAACTGCTTTCCCGTCAGCGACCCTCACAGGCGAAGGGTTGGCGTAATAGAATAAGCGATAATCATCATACGCCTTCAATGTATCAATAAGATTGCTTGATACCATGTCGTAGATGGTGAACTGGTTATTCTCTTTATAATAGGGGTATTTTTGGTTTGCCTGATCAGAATAAACCAGGGCAAAATTGTCGCCGTTGCTTTCGAATAAGGGCCGTGAACTGGCAATGTCAGCGAACCGGTTCACGACATTCAGGTCCGGGTCAGCAGTCTTGCGGAACAGGTTGATGAGTACCTTTAACTGGAAGGTGTTTACCACTTTCCGCCAGTTCCCGACGGCTCCTCCATAGATGGGATCGCCTTCAAAATCACTTCCTGCTGCGAAGAGGCTGTCCGCTTTGTCCAGTTCATTCAGGATGCCAATGAAAACCTGCTTTTGGGTGTCGTATTCAGGTTTGACAATGTTGCTGTTTTCTCCCTGGATAGCCTGTGAATACGGAATGTCGCCTACCCGCATCGTGAGCTGGAAAAACCTCCAGGCTCTCACGAAATGTCCCAAAGCCGCGTAGGAGTTTCGCAGCTGCTCATCTGTGGCAAACTCCACCATTTTACCGATGTTGTTAAGGACGATAAGATCTCCGAAGCCGTACCGGCCGAAGTCGTTATATTGCTCGGCCTGCGGAAATTCGGTCCAGCAGATATACTTATCTACCGCGTTATGCATCATGAACGATTTCGTGTCACTGATATCATCCCGGGTGATATCCAGGATGAGGGTGGTTGCAAGCATGGAAGAAGAAACCTTTGCCGGTTCATTCGGATTGGTGTTGATCTCCCCGAATTTTTCACATCCCGCCGCCAGAACGGAAACGACCGCTCCCGCTAAAATATAATTGCTCAGTATCGTTTTCATTATCTGAATTCTTTTGAAATACTTAAAAGGTTAGGTTCAGGTTCATCCCGATATAGCGCACGGCAGGCGAGTTGAGGTCTTCGGTACCCCGGTCAGGATCGGAATACCTGAACTCTTTCAGCCATAGGAACATGTTTTGACCCGTGATGGCAACAGAAGCCGCGCTGGCGCCGATTTTTTCAGTGAGTGAAGAGGGGAAGCGATACTTCAGAGAAACTTCACGCAGTTTTATAAAGGTAGGGTCCATGGCTCCATCAGGTATGCCGCCGCGATATTCCCGGGCGAATGATTCGTAAGAAACAGGCACATCGTTTTTTTCGAATGCGCGTGTATCGCTGGTGATCCGGCCGTATTTATCATATTCTACTGCTCCGGAGATGACTTTTACCCCATCGCCAATATAGTTGGTCTTGCCGTGAACCACCTCGTCGTACCGCCACTGGTTATCGCTGTCGGGATGGGAGCCGGTATCCCACATTTTATCGTTAATGTAATTGTACATTATCCCGCCCACGCGTCCGTCGAAGCTCAGCGTGAGTTCGAGGTTTTTGTAGGCAAAGCTGTTGGAGAATCCGAATATCCAGTTTGGGTCTTCAAAGCCGAGGCGGCTTTGATAATCACTTTCCACAGGCAAGCCGTTCTGGTAGACCACATTGCCATTTGCGTCCCGCACCCAATCGTAATACAGGTAATTATCTTCCCTGGCGCCTTCCTTTACCCACATATTATCGGGCGAATAAATCGAATCCAGCTCCTTGTAATACAGGTGGGTAAATGACCAGTTGACCGTGGCGTTCCATTGAAAGTTTCCGCTTTTTACGGGCGTACCTCCCAGCGTAATTTCCATACCTTTTCGAACAAAGGATTGGTCGGTATTGATCAAGGTTGATTCAAACCCGGAGGCTTCGGAGATATCGGCATTCGTTTGAAGATTATACCGGTATTTGTTGAAGTAGGCTACATCCATGTGCAGCCTGCCCCTGAGAAAATAGGCTTCGGTACCTACTTCCCAGGTCCTGGATGTTTCGGGTGAAATGATGCCGCTTCCTATATTATCGGGATAGCTGGCGGCATTCAAGCCGTTCCATACACCTAAGGAGGTGGAGAAGGAGCGGTTAAGATCATATACGCCCAGGTCATTCTTTGAAACTGCCCAGGAGCCTCTTAATTTCCAGAACTGAAGCCAGGATGGCAGCTGGGCAAGCTCGCTTACGACAATGCTGGTTGCTACTGAAGGATAAAAATAAGAACGTGTGGCTTCCGGGAGAGTAGAACTCCAGTCATTTCTTCCGGTCACATCCAGGAACAAAGCGCTTTTCCATGACAAGCTCAATTTTCCGAATAAACTGTTTACCTGTTTCCTGAATTCGGAGGACGATGTGTTGGGTCTTTCCACCGATGATTCCAATGAATAAAATCCAGGAATACTCAGGCCATTCCTTGTGCTGGCAAACAGGTTCTTATCCTTGTAGAAGTAAATCGTTCCCCCGGCCAGCAGGTTCACGCCGAAGCTGCTATATTCCTTGTTGATGGTAAATATCAGGTCATTATTGGTGCTGAAGCCGGTGGAGTTATCAATTGAATAAATCCCCTTGGCGTCCCAGCCACCCCGGGTGCCGTTAATATTTGGCGGATTCCGTTGCGTATCTTCATCTGAATAATAATCCAGGCCGCTTCTGACCATCAAATTGGCATCTTTAAACAACTTATACGAGGCCGACAGGCTCATGTTGAATGTGTTTTCATGGATACCGTGCAATTTTTCATAGGCCATCAGGTAAGGGTTGTCGTACCAGGCCTTGTACAGCCAGTTTTGCTGCACATCGGGAGTGATCCAGTAATCCCTGTATTTTTCCAGGTTATACTCCGGCCCGGTCCACATCAGGATATTATACATGTAGCCCTGGTCGCCGTACCCGGCACCGTTTATCTGAGGTGTCGCACGCCGGCTGTATCCCATCGTGCCGGTCATATTGAATTTATCGGCCACCTTCATTTCCCCGGCAAGCGAAAAATTGGTCATGTTCACCTTTGCATTGGGATACTGTCCTTTGTGATAAATATCGGAAGCAGAAGCCCGGAAACTTCCCCTTTCACCCGATTGGGAAACGCTGACGCTTGTATTGGTCACAAAACCGGTTTCCAGGAAATTACTGAAATTATCTTTTCCGCGCGAGGTCAGTTCCATGTTCCGCATTTCCTTTAATTCCGGGTCCCACTGCATGGCCATTGTACCGATATCCAGTTTAGCTCCCCAAACGTAATCGGTGGGATCATAGTTGCCTCCCAGGCCGGCGCTGTAGCTGTGCTGCACCTCGGGCAATGTAAGAAAGCCGGCGGCAAACATGGTGTTACTGTTTACAGTCACCGCAAGACCGTCTTTATCTGCCCCTTTTTTCGTGGTGATAATAATAGCACCATTGCCACCCCGGGCTCCGTACAAGGCCGAAGCCGTAGCGCCTTTCAGCACGCTGATGTTCTCAATATTGTCAGCGCTGATATCCCTAAGCGACATATTGCCGTAAGGCACCCCGTCAATTACCAGCAGGGGGGAGGCCCCTCTCAGGGATATAGAAGGCTGCGCATAGAATTCTGTACTATTGTTAACCCTGAGGCCGGCGATCTTGCCGGTAAGCGCCGTGCCGATATCAACGCTTTTTACACTCCGGATAGCTTCACCGGAAATTTTTTGTACCGCGTAGCCCAGCGATTTTTCTTCGCGCTCAATACCTAGTGCAGTTACCACGATCTCCTCCAGTAAAGCGCGTTCCACATTGAGCGTGACATTGATATCGGAGCGGCCATTTACGGGTTCTTCAACAGCAGTATAACCCAGGAAGGAAAATACCAGGATGCCGTTGCCGGGTACGTTCTCCAGGCTGTACCGGCCGTCCGGACCGGTGGAGGTGCCGTGCTGGGTACCTTTTACCAAGATGCTTACGCCCGGTAAAGGGCCCTGCTCATCCGTAACGAGCCCGGTCACTATAAGAGAATCCTGCCGGTGAAAACCGGCCGGGCTATCCTGTACGGCGCTGGCAGGCGACGTTGCATTCCTATAAATTACCAGGCTGTTATTCATCTCTGTTGCAGTCAGCGGAGTTTTCTGAAGCAGTTCTTTTAGAATGTTCCCAATCGTCTCATCGGCGTACTCCAGCCGGTCGACGCGATATTCTTTCAGTTTGCCTGCTTCATAAGAGAAATGCACGCCGCTTCTTTTTTCGAGTTTCTTTACGGCGCTATAAAGAGACTCATTGGCAAAAGAGACGCTGAGTTTTACATTCTTCAGGCTTTGGCTTTTGCCCGATGCTGCCGACAGCGTTGCGGAAGCAGTTAAAATAATCAACAATACGGATGATAGTTTCATAGCCAGGTAAAGCGGTTTGGTTAACTTTTTTAGCATATTTGTAATGGTTTTTGGTTCGTTCTGAAAACTAAAATGCTGCGCTAAGCCTTCAGGTATAGCGATGCTGCATTTTTACTCCGTTCAATGCCCGTGGCAGCGGGCATTGAACTTTTATCGGCAAGGTTGTATAAGTTGATCGGTTTCGAGTATTACCTCCTTCCCTTCCTTTATCCGGTAGCTTAGCCCGTAAATAGCCTTGACCATATCCAGTACCTGATTGAGATTGTCGCTGGTATGGAAACTAATGGTTGTCCGGCAATTTGCGAAGAATGCCGGGTCGTAGTTTACGCTGATTCCATAGGCATTTTCAAGGGTCAGTATTAATTCCCGGAACGGAACTTCATACAGGTTAACAGCGCCCTGGCGCCATTTGATTACATTGCCTGATTCTACCGTACGTGTGTAATGTTCCCGGGAGCGCTTATTAATGATCAGCTCATCGTTCCGGCTGAATGTTCCCAGGTTCAGGGACGAATCACTTATCTGCACCCTGCCGCTTGCCACGGTGATTTTGGCTTCTTCCAGGTTATTAAATGATTTCACGTTGAATGAAGTGCCCAGAACAGTCACGTTAATCCCTGATGCGAACACCCTGAACGGCCGCTGCTCGTTCCGCCTGACATCAAAAAAAGCTTCCCCGTTTACCAGCTGCACATCCCGCGTCGCACCGAAAGTCCTGGGATATTTAACGGTGCTGCCGGCATTCAGCCAAAGGACCGAGCTGTCGGGCAGCAGCAGTTGCATTACTTTTCCCTGAGAAGCACTTGCCGTGATATAGTCAGCTTTTCCTTTACCCGAAAGGTAGTAAATAAAAAGGGCCGCGGCGCAGCAGAGGGCAATAGAAGCAGCGATACGCAGAAAAGGCAGTTTCCCCTGCATACGCCGGGAAGTTCGGCCATCGATTCGCTCGTTGATCCCGGCAAGCATCTCCTTTTCAATGGCCTGCATTTTTTCTTCGTCGCCCAGAAGCGTCTCGTCTGCTTCTTCGTTTCCGGCGGTCACCCATTCGTCCAGAATCCTCTTTTCTTCCTCAGAGAAAGGCTCAGGCAGGTTGCTGTTCAGCAGATCTATGATTTTACGCTTTCCTTCCACAATGATTCATTGCTAGCTTTATATAACTAATACAATTCCGGCGCCGGGAGGTACCAGAACTTTTTTAAAAAATTATATGGAAGCCTTATCCGGAAAGCGACGGGTGAAAAATCATTATATCTTAGAGCGAAGGATCCTGAGCGCGTTGGACAGCTGATTCTTTACCGTTTGAGGGGCAATGTTTAATGCGGTTGCAATTTCCTTTATCGCCATATTCTTATTCCGGCTCAAAACCAGTATGTGCCGCATTTTGGGAGGAAGCTGGTTGATTTCCCGCTCCAGCAGCACAGAAAGCTGGCTGGCTTCATAGTGATCTTCCGGGGAGTGATCTTTTTCCTCGCGATTGCCGAAGGCGTTCTGAAGCCTTTTTTTTCGTGAAAGCTCTTTCTTTAGGTAATTAATAATGTTGTTCTTTAAGATTGTAAAAAGGAAACCTGATACCGGGTAGGAAGTATCCAGCTGCTCCCTTTTGTCCCATACCTTCACAAACGTATCCTGAACGATATCTTTTGCGTCGTCGACCGAGCCCAGCGCCTGGTAAGCAACGGAGAAAAGCTTCTTCCATTGCATTTCGTACAGCTTATTAAAAGCAGTCCGGTCTCCCTGCTTTAAGAGTTCCGTCAATCTGGCCAACTCGGGGTCATCCAACACTTCTGAATGGTTCTTTTACCGAAATTAAACAAATTGCCCCATAAAAGGAAAAGTAAATTCAGTGATTGTCAACGGCAGGCGGTGGAACTTAAAGCCGCTGGTGACTTTAGGCCGTGGTTCATTGCCAGACACTTGCAGGCTATTTATAATTCCCGTACTTTTAAGGATACTGCGAAACCTTCATCGTTGATTGCTTTGCCTTTCCCTGACCGCTATACCAGAATCCTTACGTAAAGAAATCAATTATGATGTTGGCGAGAATACTCTTCCTGTTCGTTAGCTTCCTTACCGGTACTCAGCATGTTTTCGGGCAGGATCCTTATTGCCGCAGCTCTTTAAATCGAAAAGGCTTGCATGACGCAAGCCTTCGACCTTATTGAATTTCTATCCGCCTTGGTGCAAGACGCTTGGCTTCTTCCTTTTTAGGAATGGTAAGGTGGAGCAATCCATCTTTATAGGTTGCCCTGATCTGGTCCTCATCCACCACATCCTTCGGTAAGCTGAAGCTGCGCTGGAAAGATTGGTAGCTGAATTCCCTGCGGGTGTATCCGCTTTCCCGTTTTTCGTCTTCTTGCCGCCGCTGGGAGGAAATGGTAAGCAGGTTGCCGTCAAGCGAAACCTCAAAGTCCTCTTTCTTCATGCCCGGAGCGGCCAGCTCGACTACGAAATTGTCCATGTTTTCTTTGATATTCACGGATGGTACCGTGGTGCTGGTCGACGAAAAATTGTTGTTACCCCAGTTAAAAAGTTCGCGATCAAAGAAATCGTCGAACACAGAGGGAATCGTCGGGGAAAAACGTCCCTGTTTTCTGATGAGTGACATAATTGCCTCCTTTTTTATGGTTAAACAAATGGTTATTCGCCGGTTGAATAACATCGAGCCGTTATTGCAAAATGCTCAAAATATATACCAAGGGGCTGTTTTTCTGAAAAAAAATCAGCATACTGCCATTTTTTCTGCCAAGCGGTAGATTAATTAATCAGTAAATGATAAATACGCAATGCTGTTGAGTAAGCGCTAGTCGAATCGATATGAAATTCCCGTGGTGACAAAGCGATCCTTGCTGCCGGCCAGTATGGTCGAACCCGCCGTAAGATCCAGCTGTAGATTATTTTTCAGCAGCCATGCTACGCCCATGTCGATATTATGATCAGGTCTCGCAGAACTTGCAAACTGTGAAAAATATTCAGCGAAAAAAGACAGTGCTTCTGTGGCAAAAAAACCCGCCGAGGTGGTAAGTATCCAATTGTTCGTTGTGGCCACTCCGTCCAGCGACCAGCCGACATTGTAAACTACGGAAAATTTTTCCAAAAACTCATTCTGGAATGCCAACGATAAGGTTGCGGGTTGGTTCCGGGGCCGGAAATTCCGGCTCGCTGAAAACGGAAGGCCGATATTTCCCACGGCAGTGATGTCCGGAAACAGTCCCTTTTGCAAAGCAATCCGGTGTTTCACGCTGATCCCGACCGGCATTATGCCGGTTTTTGATTTCATTCTCCCATAATCCACCGACAAACGGATTTCCGTTTTGGAAAACAGGCCGTAACGCAGCATGGTATTGTGTAACAGGTATTGGCTTTCTTCTTTTCCGTAGGTAAACCCTGTTTCGAGCTGAAAGGATCCTTTCGGCGAGGTGTAAGTGCCGTCACTTTGGTCAGGCCTGTCTGTATTAATGGGTTCAGAGGTCTGGGAAACTGCCACGTAATGAGAGCATGAGGCTCGCTTTTTTCCACGGTCTATTACCAGAATATCAAAAATCCGATACAACGGGTAAATAGCGTCTATGCCGACACCATCTTAAATCGTGTGTACACCAACGCAGATAAGGCCAGCCGCCTTGGCCTGGAACTGGGAATAGACTACCGTTCAGGGCGTAGATTCACGGTTTCTGTCGCCGAACTTATCCGTTAAAAAGACGTTTTTTGAAGGCCGCTTCACCGCTTTACTCCAGTGGCAAAACATAGACCTGGGTTTATTTGAAGCCAACCAGCAGCGGATCACCACTTCAGGACCCGATTTTTACACGACTACAAACTATATTTATGAGACCGATGTTTTCATGCTGAACTTAAGTTTCAACTTAAATACATCGGCGAGAAAAATCAAACTGCCGGTGAGTGAGTTCGGAGAAAGGGAATTCTAAAAACGTATTCACATTGAATAAAATAAACATCCGAAGCGTAACGAAGAATGATGTGATGGAATTGCAGAAAATTGCACGCGAGACTTTTTTCGATACATTTTCGGCAGAAAACACTAAAGAGAATATGGAAAAATACCTCGCAGAAAGACTTTCTGTTGACGCGCTGGTTACTGAACTGAATAATGCAGATTCTGAATTTTACTTTGCAGAAGCCGATAACAAAGTTGCGGGGTATCTGAAAATAAATGTTGGTGATGCACAAACAGAACTACAGGACGATAATGCTGTTGAAATTGAGC is a window from the Anseongella ginsenosidimutans genome containing:
- a CDS encoding transporter; translated protein: MAVSQTSEPINTDRPDQSDGTYTSPKGSFQLETGFTYGKEESQYLLHNTMLRYGLFSKTEIRLSVDYGRMKSKTGIMPVGISVKHRIALQKGLFPDITAVGNIGLPFSASRNFRPRNQPATLSLAFQNEFLEKFSVVYNVGWSLDGVATTNNWILTTSAGFFATEALSFFAEYFSQFASSARPDHNIDMGVAWLLKNNLQLDLTAGSTILAGSKDRFVTTGISYRFD
- a CDS encoding outer membrane beta-barrel protein: MSPNLSVKKTFFEGRFTALLQWQNIDLGLFEANQQRITTSGPDFYTTTNYIYETDVFMLNLSFNLNTSARKIKLPVSEFGEREF
- a CDS encoding GNAT family N-acetyltransferase, yielding MNKINIRSVTKNDVMELQKIARETFFDTFSAENTKENMEKYLAERLSVDALVTELNNADSEFYFAEADNKVAGYLKINVGDAQTELQDDNAVEIERIYVLKAFQGKRVGQSLCQKAIDIARQRDAGYVWLGVWEENHKAVAFYKKNGFVEFGKHSFKLGDDEQMDVMMKLELNPPA